Proteins encoded within one genomic window of Acinetobacter sp. YWS30-1:
- a CDS encoding MFS transporter: MDESKMQNSISTQGNVSQKKVILAGTVGNAIEWFDWTIYATFAVFFAKQFFPSDDPTASLLATFAIFAVGFFMRPLGGIVLGIFSDRYGRKAALAATIIMMAGGSLMIGLSPTYESIGIFAPIILVLARLLQGLSLGGEFASAATYLSEMAPKNKRGFYSSFMFFSSAIGILMASGLAWALTSALTETQMSEYGWRIPFILGAIGGLVGMWIRKSVPDSEMTHKKESVKNPLAVLIKRHPKETLRIVGISILTTFAFYIFVVYVPTYAIKVLGAEPQTAFAANTVGLIIFMLCQPVFGWLSDKIGRKPQLIVFAVGYLVFFYPIIKWMDGTFVSILLVELFGLVLYALYTAIGPAVMSEQFPTEVRAVGIGAPYNLMVALLGGTTPYVLTWLQSIGKQDYFYFMVLVGALLTLITFMKMPETAGKGLEDIK; the protein is encoded by the coding sequence ATGGATGAGTCAAAAATGCAAAACTCAATTTCCACACAAGGAAATGTATCACAAAAGAAAGTTATTCTTGCAGGAACTGTAGGAAATGCTATCGAATGGTTCGATTGGACGATTTATGCAACTTTTGCAGTATTTTTCGCGAAACAATTTTTCCCATCAGATGATCCAACTGCATCCTTGCTTGCGACCTTCGCAATTTTTGCTGTAGGTTTCTTCATGCGTCCATTAGGTGGAATCGTATTGGGGATCTTTTCTGACCGCTATGGTCGAAAAGCAGCTTTGGCCGCAACCATCATAATGATGGCAGGTGGTTCTTTGATGATTGGTCTTTCACCAACCTATGAATCAATTGGTATTTTTGCGCCGATTATTTTGGTATTAGCGCGATTACTTCAAGGTTTATCTTTGGGTGGTGAGTTCGCTTCAGCGGCAACTTATCTTTCAGAGATGGCACCAAAAAATAAACGCGGATTCTATTCGAGCTTTATGTTTTTTAGTTCAGCGATTGGTATTTTGATGGCCTCAGGTCTTGCTTGGGCTTTAACAAGTGCTTTAACTGAAACGCAAATGAGCGAATACGGATGGCGTATTCCGTTTATTTTGGGTGCGATTGGCGGCTTAGTGGGTATGTGGATTCGTAAATCAGTACCTGATAGCGAAATGACCCATAAAAAAGAATCAGTGAAGAACCCTTTGGCCGTACTGATTAAACGTCATCCGAAAGAAACGCTTCGTATTGTGGGTATTTCTATCTTAACAACATTTGCATTCTATATTTTTGTGGTCTATGTCCCGACCTATGCCATTAAAGTTTTAGGCGCAGAGCCACAAACAGCCTTTGCTGCAAATACTGTTGGCTTAATTATCTTTATGCTGTGTCAGCCTGTATTTGGCTGGCTATCAGACAAAATTGGTCGTAAACCACAGTTGATCGTATTTGCCGTGGGATATTTAGTGTTCTTTTATCCAATCATTAAATGGATGGATGGTACTTTTGTATCTATTTTATTGGTCGAGCTTTTTGGCTTGGTTTTATATGCTTTATATACAGCCATTGGCCCAGCAGTCATGTCTGAACAGTTTCCGACAGAAGTTCGTGCAGTTGGCATTGGCGCACCCTACAACTTGATGGTGGCTTTACTCGGCGGCACAACACCGTATGTGCTAACTTGGCTACAAAGTATTGGTAAACAAGATTATTTCTACTTTATGGTATTGGTTGGCGCATTATTAACATTAATCACATTTATGAAAATGCCTGAAACGGCAGGAAAAGGTTTGGAAGATATAAAATGA
- a CDS encoding amidase, which translates to MNIVNLSALELGRQIACKKITSVETVQFYIDRNQTFKHLDCISELFEIEALQQAQHLDELLQQGTRLSPFHGVPILLKDNLDVAGHITYAGTVYLDQKAQANCKLVDQLQDLGFVILGKTKMTELAFGLSGQNPMQGTPKNPWAEQQFAPGGSSSGSAVAVASGLSPMAFGGDTGGSIRTPAALNGIFGFKPSAHKIVDTGAVPLSKTLDTLGPFARFADDISALVKLLTDANVNAVSSQNVIYALDESAFPYPLEPDVLTLWREGLKRIELLGIEIKNWQPPAHFDFHNLSDRTSDIIAYESYLYHGDTAENAETQMWELVRQRVLRGKSVTQEKYESLIAERTEFQQTFKASLNGQCLLFPVSPFLAAVSSSMDTEFSHVGEYTRPFNYLDAPSYAFPMAQSESGLPMGIQLVSYQANDINVVNTVQKIVNGLGIRSVLPPICQN; encoded by the coding sequence ATGAATATTGTGAATTTATCTGCACTTGAACTTGGTCGCCAGATTGCCTGCAAAAAGATAACTTCAGTAGAGACAGTTCAATTTTATATTGATCGAAACCAAACATTTAAACATCTAGATTGTATTTCGGAATTATTTGAAATCGAGGCTTTGCAACAGGCACAACATTTAGATGAGTTGCTTCAGCAAGGCACACGATTGAGTCCATTTCATGGTGTGCCAATTTTACTAAAGGATAATCTGGATGTAGCGGGTCATATCACCTATGCAGGTACGGTTTATTTAGATCAAAAAGCGCAAGCGAACTGTAAACTGGTTGATCAATTGCAAGATTTAGGTTTTGTGATTTTAGGTAAAACTAAAATGACCGAGTTGGCTTTTGGTTTGTCTGGTCAAAATCCAATGCAAGGCACACCTAAAAACCCGTGGGCAGAGCAGCAATTTGCACCGGGTGGATCATCTTCAGGTTCAGCGGTTGCTGTGGCTAGTGGTCTTAGTCCTATGGCCTTTGGCGGTGATACAGGTGGTTCAATTCGCACACCAGCAGCGTTGAATGGCATATTTGGTTTTAAACCTTCAGCTCATAAAATTGTCGACACGGGTGCAGTACCTTTATCTAAAACTTTAGATACTCTTGGACCTTTTGCAAGATTTGCAGACGACATTAGTGCATTAGTGAAATTATTGACGGATGCAAATGTTAATGCGGTATCAAGTCAAAATGTAATTTATGCTCTAGATGAATCTGCATTTCCATATCCGCTTGAGCCTGATGTATTAACACTTTGGCGCGAAGGGCTAAAACGCATTGAATTATTGGGAATCGAAATTAAAAACTGGCAACCACCTGCACATTTCGATTTTCATAATTTATCGGACCGGACGTCTGACATTATTGCTTATGAAAGTTATTTATATCATGGCGATACAGCTGAAAATGCTGAAACACAGATGTGGGAATTAGTTCGTCAGCGTGTGCTGCGCGGTAAGAGTGTTACACAGGAAAAATACGAGTCATTGATTGCAGAACGAACTGAGTTTCAGCAAACATTTAAAGCTTCTTTAAATGGTCAATGTTTGCTGTTTCCAGTGAGCCCATTCCTTGCAGCTGTGTCAAGCTCAATGGATACCGAGTTTAGTCATGTGGGTGAATACACGCGTCCATTTAACTATTTAGATGCACCAAGTTATGCTTTTCCAATGGCTCAAAGTGAAAGCGGACTGCCGATGGGTATTCAGTTGGTTTCATATCAAGCTAATGATATTAATGTGGTAAACACAGTGCAGAAAATTGTCAATGGTTTAGGTATTCGTTCTGTGCTTCCACCTATTTGTCAGAATTAA
- a CDS encoding ATP-binding protein: MAKIDLPDNILNALSTVLLQLQQSLPELKQSPDFSAYAYKWQAGELKPIHQLKQIELADLKGIERQKEKVIQNTLQFLKGLPANDVLLTGSRGTGKSSIVRALLTEYADQGLRLIEIERDDLSDLPQIQQLIAGRPEKFIVYCDDLAFNAEDENYRSLKSVLDGSLQSGSSNFVIYATSNRRHLLPEFMHENTPVTKVDVPQYTELHPQEAIEEKISLSDRFGLWLSFYPMDQNLYLEIVEHYLKKADMQMTAEARAEALRWCQARGQRSGRAAYQFSKHWIGSEQLKQA; this comes from the coding sequence ATGGCGAAAATTGATTTACCTGACAATATCTTAAATGCTCTTTCTACTGTTCTTCTCCAGCTCCAGCAAAGCCTGCCTGAATTAAAACAAAGTCCTGATTTTTCTGCTTATGCCTATAAATGGCAGGCTGGAGAACTCAAACCCATTCACCAGCTCAAACAGATTGAACTGGCAGATTTAAAAGGTATTGAGCGACAAAAAGAAAAAGTCATTCAGAATACTTTGCAGTTTCTAAAAGGATTACCTGCCAATGATGTCTTACTGACTGGCTCTCGCGGTACAGGCAAATCTTCGATTGTGCGTGCATTGTTGACTGAATATGCAGATCAGGGCTTACGTCTGATCGAAATTGAACGCGATGATTTGTCAGATCTTCCACAAATTCAGCAACTGATCGCCGGTCGTCCGGAAAAGTTTATTGTCTATTGTGATGACTTGGCCTTCAATGCGGAAGATGAAAACTATCGCAGTCTGAAAAGTGTGCTAGATGGTTCATTACAGTCCGGTTCAAGTAATTTTGTGATCTATGCGACCAGTAACCGTCGTCATCTATTGCCGGAATTTATGCATGAAAATACCCCGGTAACCAAAGTGGATGTACCCCAATATACCGAGTTGCATCCACAAGAAGCCATTGAAGAAAAAATTTCCCTGTCGGATCGTTTTGGTTTATGGCTGTCGTTTTACCCAATGGATCAAAACCTGTATCTGGAAATTGTCGAGCATTATCTGAAAAAGGCAGATATGCAAATGACAGCTGAAGCCCGTGCTGAAGCATTACGCTGGTGTCAGGCGCGTGGTCAACGTTCAGGGCGTGCTGCTTATCAATTTTCAAAGCATTGGATTGGGTCAGAACAACTTAAACAAGCCTAG
- a CDS encoding DUF3336 domain-containing protein, translating into MLFKDFTQDINPHQAYRIKKLKQQLQQAETYEEWKYIALKIDEESGAQEWKLDNSSPYFDAEVIAHRLGKLRRYRQQKRTRDLMYILREGLSYDIANIAHPLLFTVTYVGTKKIIEDYVEEVSLGLAYIASAQCTCLTLEEKIEYFEHCQRAYGQPALMFSGGATLGLFHTGVCKALMEQDLLPRVMSGSSAGAIMTAMLGVSKPAQYVDILKGHNFFHEAFHFRTMSELMKGNGGLADVKYLKKFLIENLGDMTFEEALKTSGLHINIAVAPYDAAQDARIMNAYTSPDVLVWSAVLASCAVPILFPPVRLTSKRHDGQYTPYMGATRWVDGSVRSDFPQEKMARLYNINYTIASQANPHIVPFMQDDISRFRKGTLSWPKRIVRRQSVVFTKGIMDFAREHAGSLPPVRRLLDHGYGVVDQRYYGDVNIVGKYSLRHYSYMLQNPRPHLFKVLQREGERATWPKISLIETQERVGKTIQHCLELLNYQHAPDTKQEYIVT; encoded by the coding sequence ATGCTGTTTAAAGATTTTACTCAGGATATCAATCCACATCAGGCCTATCGTATCAAAAAGCTGAAGCAGCAATTGCAACAGGCTGAAACTTACGAAGAATGGAAATATATTGCCTTAAAGATCGACGAAGAATCTGGGGCACAAGAATGGAAACTGGATAATAGTTCACCGTATTTTGATGCCGAGGTGATTGCGCATCGACTGGGGAAATTAAGACGTTACCGTCAGCAGAAACGTACTCGTGATCTGATGTATATCCTGCGTGAAGGACTGAGTTACGATATTGCCAATATTGCCCATCCTTTATTATTTACCGTCACATATGTTGGCACTAAAAAAATTATTGAGGATTATGTAGAAGAAGTCAGTCTCGGCCTGGCTTATATTGCTTCTGCACAATGTACCTGTCTGACTCTTGAAGAGAAAATTGAATATTTTGAGCACTGCCAACGTGCTTATGGTCAGCCAGCTTTAATGTTCTCGGGCGGTGCAACCCTCGGCTTATTTCATACCGGTGTATGTAAGGCGTTAATGGAACAAGATCTGTTACCTCGAGTGATGTCGGGTTCCAGTGCTGGTGCAATTATGACAGCGATGTTAGGCGTCTCCAAACCTGCGCAGTATGTAGATATTTTAAAAGGCCATAACTTTTTCCATGAAGCCTTCCATTTCCGTACCATGAGTGAATTAATGAAGGGTAATGGTGGTCTGGCGGATGTCAAATACCTGAAAAAATTCCTGATTGAAAACCTGGGAGATATGACCTTTGAAGAAGCACTAAAAACTTCCGGTCTACATATCAATATTGCAGTCGCACCTTATGATGCTGCGCAGGATGCCCGGATCATGAATGCCTATACCTCTCCAGATGTACTGGTCTGGAGTGCGGTACTGGCATCTTGTGCCGTGCCGATTCTGTTCCCACCGGTACGTCTCACCAGTAAACGCCATGATGGTCAATATACGCCTTATATGGGCGCAACACGCTGGGTAGATGGCAGTGTCCGTAGTGATTTCCCGCAGGAGAAAATGGCGCGGCTGTACAATATCAATTACACCATTGCCAGTCAGGCCAATCCGCACATTGTGCCTTTTATGCAGGATGATATTTCACGCTTCCGTAAAGGGACTTTAAGCTGGCCGAAACGCATTGTACGCCGTCAGAGTGTGGTATTTACCAAAGGGATTATGGATTTTGCCCGTGAGCATGCGGGCAGTTTGCCGCCAGTCCGCCGTTTGCTGGATCATGGTTATGGCGTAGTGGATCAACGTTATTATGGTGATGTGAATATCGTCGGTAAATATAGCCTGCGTCATTACAGCTATATGCTGCAAAATCCTCGTCCGCATTTGTTCAAGGTGCTGCAACGTGAAGGTGAGCGGGCGACCTGGCCAAAAATCTCCCTGATCGAAACTCAGGAGCGGGTAGGTAAAACTATTCAGCATTGTCTGGAACTGCTAAATTATCAGCATGCACCAGATACCAAGCAAGAATATATTGTTACTTAA